The following proteins are co-located in the Dietzia timorensis genome:
- a CDS encoding EamA family transporter encodes MAATTLANPQRGTGVLLLVGSCFSLQLGASVAHGLFPHASSWGVTAVRLAVAALILLALSRPAIRTWDRQTWISVALLGVTLGAMNGFFYAAIARLPLGVAVTIEFLGPLLLAAALSRRIADIGWVLLAFTGIGLLGLNSFMTSDVLDPIGVGFVLCAAAMWACYILAGAKASNTVPGMGGLAVAFAIGAAVNAVPGFSGARTILTTPDLLWPALLTGLLGSLVPYSLEFLALRRLPRPVFGVLMSLEPVFAALVGWIVLSQDLSPLQWLAVAAVIAATVGNTLSSSERNSGTTDVENETSIEVTSSPQEMQSRGHEKSAFVDSESR; translated from the coding sequence ATGGCAGCAACCACCCTCGCGAACCCGCAGCGCGGCACCGGCGTCCTCCTTCTTGTCGGTTCGTGCTTCTCGCTCCAGCTCGGCGCCTCTGTCGCCCACGGACTGTTCCCGCACGCGAGTTCCTGGGGCGTCACCGCCGTGCGTCTCGCTGTCGCCGCGCTCATCCTCCTCGCGCTCTCGCGCCCGGCCATCCGCACCTGGGACCGCCAGACGTGGATCTCCGTCGCGCTCCTCGGCGTCACCCTCGGCGCAATGAACGGCTTTTTCTACGCCGCCATCGCCCGCCTACCGCTCGGCGTTGCCGTCACCATCGAATTCCTCGGCCCGCTCCTCCTCGCGGCCGCACTCTCGCGCCGCATTGCAGACATCGGCTGGGTCCTCCTGGCGTTCACCGGTATCGGCCTCCTCGGTCTCAATTCATTCATGACGTCGGACGTCCTCGATCCCATCGGCGTCGGGTTCGTGTTGTGCGCGGCCGCGATGTGGGCGTGCTACATCCTCGCAGGGGCGAAGGCGTCGAACACGGTGCCGGGAATGGGCGGCCTCGCGGTGGCCTTCGCCATCGGCGCCGCGGTCAACGCGGTCCCCGGCTTCTCCGGGGCCCGCACCATTCTCACCACGCCCGACCTGCTGTGGCCGGCTCTGCTCACCGGTCTGCTCGGCTCGCTGGTCCCGTACTCGCTGGAGTTCCTCGCCCTTCGCCGACTTCCGCGACCGGTGTTCGGCGTGCTCATGAGCCTCGAGCCGGTCTTCGCCGCGCTCGTCGGCTGGATCGTCCTCAGCCAGGATCTCTCCCCGCTGCAGTGGCTCGCGGTCGCTGCGGTCATCGCCGCAACCGTCGGCAACACACTCTCGTCCAGCGAGCGCAATTCGGGCACGACAGATGTAGAGAACGAAACGTCCATCGAAGTTACGAGCTCTCCGCAGGAAATGCAGTCGCGGGGGCACGAGAAATCCGCATTCGTAGACAGCGAGTCCCGTTAG
- a CDS encoding LysR family transcriptional regulator: protein MDLDLTRLKMLLELQQRGTVTRVAEVLSYSHSAVSQQLKTLERDTGFRLLERAGRNVRLTTQGQVLADYAGRIFALADEAEAALANSTDDVRGTLRVAGFQTVLAAATPSALDTLSARHPDLRVELTQRDIEEGVKGLASRGFDVVIGEDYPGVPQVPTEGFDVEVLWQDTMHLLFPRKGPYSELPRGLDALREAPLAVDPEAHVMGRWVRDLCRSAGFEPSVRYSTPDPFLQAHLVRGGHALALAPQLIIRDGVDGVDVIDLPGSPRRTLWTAVRAGAETHPAVMAFRQALAEQGPTG from the coding sequence ATGGACCTGGATCTCACACGGCTGAAGATGCTCCTCGAGCTGCAGCAACGCGGCACGGTGACGCGGGTGGCCGAGGTGCTGTCGTATTCGCATTCGGCGGTATCACAACAGCTCAAGACCCTGGAACGCGACACCGGATTCCGGCTGCTCGAACGGGCCGGGCGGAATGTGCGGCTCACGACGCAGGGGCAGGTGCTCGCCGACTACGCGGGGCGGATTTTCGCGCTCGCCGACGAGGCCGAGGCAGCGCTGGCGAACTCTACAGATGACGTGCGCGGAACGCTTCGCGTGGCAGGGTTCCAGACCGTACTCGCCGCGGCGACTCCGTCCGCGCTCGATACGTTGAGCGCCCGCCACCCGGACCTGCGAGTGGAGCTGACGCAGCGCGATATCGAAGAGGGCGTCAAGGGCCTCGCCTCTCGCGGCTTCGACGTGGTGATCGGCGAGGACTACCCCGGGGTGCCGCAGGTGCCGACAGAAGGGTTCGATGTCGAGGTGCTGTGGCAGGACACGATGCACTTGCTGTTTCCGCGGAAGGGACCATACTCCGAACTGCCGCGCGGGCTTGATGCGCTACGGGAGGCACCGCTCGCGGTGGATCCCGAGGCGCACGTGATGGGCCGCTGGGTGCGCGACCTGTGCCGTAGCGCGGGATTCGAGCCGTCCGTACGGTATTCGACGCCGGATCCGTTCTTGCAGGCACACCTCGTGCGCGGCGGCCATGCCCTCGCACTGGCACCCCAGCTGATCATTCGCGACGGGGTCGATGGCGTGGACGTGATCGATCTTCCCGGTTCGCCTCGGCGCACGTTGTGGACGGCGGTTCGCGCGGGGGCCGAGACCCACCCGGCCGTCATGGCATTTCGACAGGCACTCGCCGAGCAGGGACCGACCGGGTGA